The Paenibacillus uliginis N3/975 genome has a window encoding:
- a CDS encoding alpha-L-fucosidase, with protein sequence MGKASGAENGNNHAGINGRDPRTAWWTEARFGMFIHWGLYALPAQGEWIMYAQKTPVCEYEQLAQQFNPTEFDAKAWVSLAKDAGMRYIVITAKHHDGFTMYHSKADPFNIVDSTPFNRDPMKELAEACREADIVLCFYYSHVIDWHHPHAVHKEHNNTWDYKLEEKRFTEYWEGKAKPQIKELLTEYGWVGLLWFDTAGGLSEEDSKDIVEHVRSLQPDCVINSRVSHYMGMGDYVSKGDNEIGMSGEDTRPWETPMTLNLSWGYTTRDQIWKTADVLIQKLVHVIGKGGNLLLNVGPTPQGTIPERSAERLREVGEWTHRNAEAVYSTEGSPFPCELDWGAITTKPGRMYLHIHNAKWPVGSLRLCGIRNKVWMSRMHK encoded by the coding sequence ATGGGGAAAGCAAGTGGCGCGGAGAACGGGAACAATCATGCAGGGATAAACGGGAGGGATCCGCGGACGGCATGGTGGACCGAGGCGAGATTTGGCATGTTCATCCACTGGGGATTATATGCGCTTCCGGCGCAAGGCGAATGGATCATGTATGCGCAAAAGACGCCGGTATGTGAATATGAGCAGCTGGCGCAGCAATTCAATCCAACGGAGTTCGATGCCAAAGCTTGGGTATCCCTGGCGAAGGATGCGGGCATGCGTTACATCGTCATTACGGCCAAACATCATGACGGCTTCACGATGTATCACTCGAAAGCAGATCCATTTAATATCGTGGACTCGACGCCTTTCAACCGGGATCCGATGAAGGAACTGGCCGAGGCCTGCCGGGAAGCGGACATCGTCTTATGTTTCTATTATTCGCATGTGATCGATTGGCATCATCCGCATGCCGTTCATAAAGAGCATAACAATACATGGGATTACAAGCTGGAGGAGAAGCGATTTACTGAATATTGGGAAGGAAAAGCAAAACCGCAAATAAAGGAACTTCTTACGGAATACGGCTGGGTCGGCCTATTGTGGTTCGATACGGCCGGAGGTTTGTCCGAGGAGGACAGCAAGGACATCGTAGAACATGTGCGCAGTCTTCAGCCGGACTGTGTAATCAATTCAAGGGTGTCCCATTACATGGGAATGGGCGATTACGTGTCCAAGGGAGACAATGAAATCGGAATGAGTGGCGAGGACACGAGACCTTGGGAGACGCCGATGACGCTGAACCTGTCCTGGGGATATACGACCCGGGATCAGATATGGAAAACAGCGGATGTATTAATTCAAAAGCTCGTCCATGTCATCGGGAAAGGAGGCAACCTGCTGCTTAATGTCGGACCGACTCCGCAAGGAACCATCCCGGAACGGTCTGCGGAACGTCTGCGGGAGGTCGGCGAGTGGACCCACCGCAATGCGGAAGCGGTATACAGTACGGAAGGTAGCCCTTTCCCATGTGAGCTGGATTGGGGGGCAATTACAACAAAGCCGGGACGGATGTATCTTCATATTCATAATGCCAAGTGGCCGGTGGGCAGTCTGCGGTTGTGTGGTATCCGAAATAAGGTATGGATGTCCCGCATGCACAAATAA
- a CDS encoding extracellular solute-binding protein: MMGKGKKLGTVVLAATLVLSLAACGSSSGNEQPKGGTSAENQAGETKKLTNLTYWVSMHSAVAAQMKTYAEMGMYKELENITGVKVEFQHPPTDAAQAQEQFNLMMVSEKLPDVIETSWIGYPGGPEKAIQDNKIIKLNDLIDQHAPNLKKLLEENPDWKKQVTTDDGSLFMFPFFRGGEKVQVFYGPSVRKDWLDKLGLEVPTTIDEWHEVLKAFKEKDPNGNGKADEIPLYFTKDDVGVGAPFLGAWGINYGFYQIDNQVKYGPIQPEYKEFLVTLNQWYKEGLLDKDFAAPNDKLFDAKLTGDQLGAAPTYNGGGIGKYANLMKDKDPNFNLVAAPYPVLNKGDKAIWGQKDFATNGFGAAISTSNTNPIETVKWLDYAYGEKGDLLFNYGKEGEAYKMENGKAVFLPEVLNPPSGVSLQQSFAKHNRSTWSAPFVLSDDFQMQYLALPNQREALEVWSQPTGERRMPLVTPTKDESSQYASLMTDINTYRDEMFLKFIMGAEPLENFDKYVKKIETMGIEDAIKIQQAALDRFNKR, from the coding sequence ATGATGGGGAAAGGAAAAAAATTAGGAACCGTTGTATTAGCAGCTACTTTGGTTTTATCGCTTGCGGCATGCGGAAGCAGTTCCGGAAATGAACAGCCAAAAGGGGGCACATCAGCAGAGAATCAGGCGGGCGAGACGAAAAAGCTTACAAATCTCACCTATTGGGTAAGCATGCATTCCGCAGTAGCGGCTCAAATGAAAACATATGCCGAGATGGGCATGTACAAGGAGCTGGAGAACATTACCGGCGTGAAAGTGGAATTCCAGCATCCGCCAACAGATGCGGCCCAAGCGCAAGAGCAGTTTAACTTGATGATGGTTTCCGAAAAGCTGCCGGATGTGATCGAAACTTCATGGATTGGATATCCGGGAGGACCGGAGAAAGCCATTCAAGACAATAAAATTATTAAATTAAATGATCTGATCGATCAACATGCACCAAATTTGAAAAAGCTGCTGGAAGAGAATCCCGATTGGAAAAAGCAGGTGACGACGGATGACGGAAGCTTGTTTATGTTTCCGTTCTTCCGGGGCGGCGAAAAGGTACAGGTGTTCTATGGACCTTCGGTCCGCAAGGACTGGCTGGATAAGCTTGGACTGGAAGTTCCTACAACCATTGATGAATGGCATGAAGTGCTGAAGGCTTTTAAAGAAAAAGATCCGAATGGTAACGGCAAGGCGGATGAAATCCCGCTTTATTTCACTAAGGATGACGTAGGCGTTGGCGCTCCTTTCCTGGGAGCCTGGGGAATCAACTACGGTTTCTATCAAATCGATAATCAAGTGAAATACGGTCCGATCCAGCCGGAATATAAAGAGTTTCTGGTCACGTTGAACCAGTGGTATAAAGAAGGACTGCTGGATAAGGATTTTGCGGCTCCGAACGACAAGCTGTTTGACGCCAAATTGACGGGCGACCAACTTGGTGCGGCTCCTACATATAATGGTGGCGGTATCGGTAAATATGCCAATCTGATGAAGGATAAAGACCCGAATTTCAATCTGGTGGCTGCTCCGTATCCGGTACTGAACAAGGGCGATAAGGCGATCTGGGGACAAAAGGATTTTGCCACGAACGGCTTTGGTGCCGCCATCTCGACAAGCAATACGAATCCGATCGAAACGGTAAAATGGCTTGACTATGCTTATGGTGAAAAAGGAGATCTGCTGTTCAACTACGGCAAGGAAGGCGAAGCTTATAAAATGGAAAACGGCAAGGCGGTCTTTTTGCCGGAAGTGCTGAATCCTCCAAGCGGGGTCAGCTTGCAGCAGTCGTTTGCCAAGCATAACCGTTCAACCTGGAGCGCGCCATTCGTTCTGAGTGATGATTTCCAAATGCAATATCTGGCTTTGCCGAACCAGCGGGAGGCGCTGGAGGTTTGGTCTCAGCCGACAGGTGAACGCAGAATGCCGCTCGTCACGCCAACCAAAGATGAAAGCTCGCAGTACGCTTCGCTCATGACGGATATCAACACTTACCGGGATGAAATGTTCTTGAAGTTTATTATGGGGGCCGAGCCGCTCGAGAACTTCGATAAATACGTGAAGAAAATTGAGACCATGGGTATCGAAGATGCGATCAAAATTCAACAGGCAGCTCTTGACCGGTTCAACAAGCGGTAA
- a CDS encoding ABC transporter permease produces the protein MDLSKGQIIRKDLRRNWIIYLMALPVIAYYLIFHYGPMYGLQIAFKDFAPADGIWGSPWVGFKHFDSFFNGIYFWRLIRNTVLINVYDLIFGFPSAIILAILLNEIRKMMFKRVVQTISYLPHFISIVVVAGMLFDFLSRDGLINQLLGFIGVEPIDFLKEAGWFRFIFVSSGIWQGVGWGSIIYLAAIANIDPTLYEAAKIDGANRWKQIFHITIPGIMPTIVIMFILNMGSLLSVGSEKVLLLYNPLTYETADVISTYVYRKGILEASYSFSAAVGLFNSVISLILIVSANAISKRVSENKLW, from the coding sequence ATGGATCTTTCCAAAGGTCAAATCATACGGAAGGACCTGCGCCGGAACTGGATCATTTACTTGATGGCGCTGCCCGTCATTGCCTATTATCTTATTTTTCACTACGGTCCGATGTACGGTTTGCAAATCGCGTTTAAAGACTTTGCGCCTGCCGACGGCATATGGGGAAGTCCATGGGTCGGATTCAAGCATTTCGATAGTTTTTTTAACGGCATCTATTTCTGGAGACTGATCCGGAATACCGTGCTGATCAATGTCTACGACCTGATTTTCGGGTTCCCGTCAGCGATCATCTTGGCCATTCTGTTGAATGAAATCCGAAAAATGATGTTCAAACGCGTTGTTCAAACGATTTCTTATTTGCCGCATTTTATATCGATCGTTGTTGTTGCGGGCATGCTGTTTGATTTTTTGAGCCGTGACGGCCTGATCAACCAACTGTTGGGTTTTATCGGGGTTGAACCGATTGACTTCCTGAAGGAAGCCGGCTGGTTCCGGTTTATTTTCGTATCGTCCGGCATTTGGCAGGGTGTGGGCTGGGGCTCCATCATTTATTTGGCTGCGATTGCCAATATCGATCCGACGTTATATGAAGCGGCTAAAATTGACGGGGCGAACCGCTGGAAGCAAATTTTCCATATTACGATCCCGGGAATTATGCCTACGATCGTGATCATGTTCATTCTGAATATGGGCAGCCTGTTGTCGGTCGGCAGCGAAAAGGTGCTCCTGCTGTATAACCCGCTCACTTATGAAACGGCGGACGTGATTTCCACTTACGTATACCGCAAAGGTATTTTGGAGGCAAGTTACAGCTTCTCGGCGGCGGTTGGTTTGTTTAACTCCGTCATCAGTTTGATTTTGATCGTGTCAGCGAATGCCATCAGCAAACGTGTATCCGAAAATAAATTGTGGTAA
- a CDS encoding carbohydrate ABC transporter permease produces the protein MGAQTTGEKVFSVINTLLMLLLCFVTLYPFLYVLFASLSEASSFIQHRGMLLKPLGFNLEAYKAVFQNPMITSGYRNTLFYVAAGTAINLLMTALGAYVLSRRNLYFKNVMMFGIVLTMVFSGGLIPNYILINKLGMMNTPWALLIPGAISTFNMIIMRTAFQGVPVSLEESARIDGAGELTILFRIVIPLSMPVIAVMILWYAVGHWNSYFSALVYLRDRTMYPLQLILREILIANSTDSMSTGVAADDKYAIGETIKYATIIVSTLPIICLYPFLQKYFVKGVLIGAIKE, from the coding sequence ATGGGCGCACAAACAACAGGTGAAAAAGTATTCAGCGTTATTAATACGCTGCTGATGCTGCTTCTTTGTTTCGTTACGTTATACCCGTTTTTGTATGTTCTGTTTGCCTCCTTAAGTGAGGCATCGAGTTTTATTCAACACCGGGGCATGCTGCTGAAGCCGCTCGGATTCAACCTGGAAGCATACAAAGCGGTTTTCCAAAATCCGATGATTACGAGCGGTTACAGGAACACGCTCTTCTACGTGGCGGCCGGAACGGCAATCAATCTGTTGATGACGGCACTTGGGGCATACGTGCTTTCCCGTCGAAATTTGTATTTCAAAAATGTGATGATGTTCGGGATTGTACTGACGATGGTGTTCAGCGGCGGATTGATTCCGAATTATATTCTGATCAATAAGCTGGGGATGATGAATACACCGTGGGCTCTGCTGATTCCCGGCGCCATCTCCACCTTTAATATGATCATTATGAGAACCGCTTTTCAGGGAGTGCCGGTTTCCTTGGAAGAGTCGGCTAGAATCGATGGAGCCGGGGAACTTACCATTCTGTTTCGAATCGTCATTCCACTGTCTATGCCGGTGATTGCGGTCATGATTTTATGGTATGCGGTTGGACATTGGAACTCATACTTTTCGGCGCTGGTCTATTTGCGGGACCGTACCATGTATCCGCTGCAGCTGATTTTGCGTGAAATTTTGATTGCCAATTCGACGGACTCGATGTCAACGGGCGTCGCAGCGGACGATAAATATGCGATTGGCGAGACGATCAAATATGCAACGATTATCGTTTCCACGCTGCCGATTATTTGCTTGTATCCTTTCCTGCAAAAATACTTCGTCAAAGGGGTATTGATCGGCGCCATTAAGGAATAA
- a CDS encoding helix-turn-helix domain-containing protein gives MLKRLLRPLGFRNLRSVWMTMLISNLVLLLIPVSMGAFLYTKVEASLQNEANRSNQAMLEQLKLSLDSKLNEVKKLAQQIVFDPKLEYLLKLNEDQNSPDRYKFIEFMRDTMSRPGNITNFILDYYVYFRNSDLVLKSGLLTDSHKFYDMYYSYQGMSYEQWREGMLTSFHTMAYLPSATLLRRAEYDPMQSIQKTPLNVITFTQSLPGRDRSDITGSFVILIDESQIKAMFAQIESASDSSIYIVDGDGRTIMASDKEPLPSQLLSRINGNGGLFNQTLNGDPKVISYTPSQEEGWKYVLVTPRSVFMQQVILIKNWTIILFALCLTVGLSAAFIFTYRNYSPLRRAVNTILRGKNWSGKPSVNEYDFILQTIEGSLHEEKTLRSMLAQQTPVIRSNYLSRLIRGQMDVDTSEKGGQALMFMDISFVSDYFAVIVVQLDSILRFNEEQSEEMWALARFIVSNIGMDIIQEPHKAFAVELDHDRVALLNNFSSEQPENAEQVIKEMSESLKNLIEQRFKIDITVAVGLPHVGAKSVGESYAEAVAALEYRIIKGGGTIIYFQDITNVHSHYYYPIDIEVQLINFVRSGDMENVLKLLDTIYMMNFESGSITPEFGRCLFFNITSTFLKIINSTGTDQHDILGRDIDLVKDIFSYETAEGMQQRIKKLYELLTESLVTDRTDHCIQLLQDMEQFLEENFTDPNMGLGMMAERFEMTPQYVSTFYKKHSGINLSDYIARKRIELAKQHMCDKDLTNARIALLVGYTSDVVFIRAFKKLEGVTPGRYRENMLSYASDDVG, from the coding sequence TTGTTGAAAAGGCTGCTTCGTCCGCTTGGATTCCGCAATTTGAGAAGTGTATGGATGACGATGTTAATCTCCAACCTGGTTCTTCTGCTGATCCCTGTATCGATGGGAGCTTTTCTGTATACCAAAGTGGAAGCAAGCCTGCAAAATGAGGCTAACCGTTCTAACCAAGCGATGTTGGAGCAGCTTAAGCTGTCTTTGGACAGCAAACTGAACGAAGTGAAAAAACTTGCCCAGCAGATTGTTTTCGATCCGAAGCTCGAGTATTTATTAAAGCTGAATGAGGATCAAAACAGCCCGGACCGCTATAAATTTATCGAATTTATGCGAGACACGATGTCCCGGCCGGGCAACATAACCAACTTTATATTGGATTATTACGTATACTTCCGCAACAGCGATCTGGTACTGAAGTCCGGTCTGTTGACGGACTCGCATAAATTTTATGATATGTATTACAGCTACCAGGGTATGTCATATGAGCAGTGGCGGGAAGGGATGCTGACCAGCTTTCACACGATGGCATATCTGCCTTCGGCTACACTGCTCCGGCGCGCGGAATATGATCCCATGCAAAGCATCCAGAAAACGCCGCTGAACGTCATTACGTTTACGCAATCTCTCCCCGGACGCGACCGGAGCGACATTACGGGTAGTTTTGTCATTTTGATCGATGAAAGCCAAATCAAAGCGATGTTTGCCCAGATTGAATCCGCAAGCGACAGTTCGATCTATATCGTTGACGGTGATGGGAGAACCATCATGGCATCGGATAAGGAGCCACTCCCTTCGCAGCTTTTGTCACGGATCAACGGGAATGGAGGTCTGTTCAACCAAACCTTGAACGGGGACCCGAAAGTTATTTCGTATACCCCTTCCCAAGAGGAAGGTTGGAAATATGTTTTAGTTACGCCAAGAAGCGTTTTTATGCAGCAAGTTATTCTGATTAAAAACTGGACGATCATTTTGTTTGCCTTATGCCTTACCGTCGGCTTGTCGGCCGCTTTTATCTTTACATACCGAAACTACAGCCCGCTGCGAAGAGCGGTGAACACCATTCTCAGAGGGAAAAATTGGAGCGGCAAACCGTCTGTAAATGAATACGACTTTATTTTGCAAACCATTGAAGGCTCTCTTCATGAAGAAAAGACGCTGCGTAGCATGTTGGCCCAGCAAACTCCTGTCATACGTTCCAATTATCTTTCGCGTCTGATCCGGGGACAAATGGACGTGGATACCTCGGAGAAGGGCGGGCAAGCGCTGATGTTTATGGACATTTCATTTGTAAGCGATTACTTTGCGGTGATCGTTGTCCAGCTTGACAGCATTTTGAGGTTCAACGAGGAGCAAAGCGAGGAGATGTGGGCGCTCGCCAGATTTATCGTCTCCAACATCGGCATGGATATCATCCAAGAGCCGCATAAGGCTTTTGCCGTCGAGCTGGACCACGACCGGGTGGCCTTGCTGAACAACTTTTCGTCGGAACAGCCCGAGAATGCGGAGCAGGTCATCAAGGAGATGTCTGAGTCGCTGAAAAACCTGATCGAGCAGCGGTTCAAAATTGATATTACCGTGGCCGTCGGTCTTCCGCACGTCGGGGCGAAGAGCGTTGGCGAGAGTTATGCGGAAGCGGTAGCGGCACTTGAATACCGCATCATTAAAGGCGGAGGGACGATTATCTACTTTCAGGATATTACGAACGTCCACTCGCATTATTACTATCCGATCGACATCGAGGTGCAGCTGATCAATTTCGTCCGCAGCGGGGACATGGAAAATGTTCTTAAGCTGCTGGACACGATTTACATGATGAACTTTGAGTCAGGCAGCATTACGCCGGAATTCGGCAGATGCCTGTTCTTTAACATCACAAGCACGTTTTTGAAGATCATCAATTCAACCGGGACGGACCAGCATGATATTTTAGGACGGGATATTGACCTTGTAAAGGATATTTTTTCGTATGAGACCGCGGAGGGCATGCAGCAGCGCATCAAAAAACTGTATGAATTGCTGACCGAATCGCTTGTCACGGATCGTACCGATCATTGCATTCAGCTGCTGCAGGATATGGAGCAATTTTTGGAGGAGAATTTCACGGACCCGAATATGGGCCTTGGCATGATGGCCGAACGCTTTGAGATGACGCCTCAATATGTATCTACTTTTTACAAAAAGCATAGCGGCATCAACCTTAGCGACTATATTGCCAGAAAAAGAATTGAGCTTGCCAAGCAGCATATGTGCGACAAGGACCTCACCAACGCCCGGATCGCGCTGCTTGTCGGATATACAAGCGACGTTGTTTTTATCCGTGCCTTTAAAAAGCTTGAAGGGGTTACGCCGGGCAGGTACCGTGAGAACATGCTGTCTTATGCTTCCGATGACGTCGGATAA
- a CDS encoding sulfurtransferase, translating into MKYIVSMKWLLARMFEPDLVIVDCRFTLGQPETGRQGYKEGHIPRAVYLDLDKDLSSPLSSHGGRHPLPDMNVFAGKLGHAGIDKEKRVVIYDDQSGMVASRLWWMLKYTGHQNVYIMDQGFSAWKNASYPVTAETPVVIPVRYEPEIQQTMLVDVEDVIQAINNGSAYLIDSREQRRYEGVEEPIDPVAGHIPGAVNYFWKELLNEQGRWISIEEILQRFHDVPKDKDVIVYCGSGVSACPNVLALEEAGFTNVKLYGGSWSDWISYEDNPIATGEE; encoded by the coding sequence ATGAAATATATTGTATCCATGAAGTGGCTCCTTGCCCGAATGTTTGAACCGGACCTGGTCATTGTTGACTGCCGTTTTACATTAGGGCAGCCCGAAACCGGAAGGCAGGGTTACAAGGAGGGGCATATTCCACGCGCAGTATACTTGGATTTGGATAAAGACCTCTCATCCCCCCTTTCATCGCATGGCGGACGCCATCCCTTGCCGGACATGAACGTATTTGCCGGGAAGCTCGGCCATGCAGGCATCGATAAAGAAAAACGTGTTGTCATATACGATGATCAGAGCGGCATGGTAGCCAGCCGGCTTTGGTGGATGTTGAAATATACGGGGCACCAGAACGTTTATATTATGGATCAAGGGTTCTCGGCGTGGAAGAACGCGAGTTACCCGGTGACGGCAGAAACACCGGTCGTCATTCCGGTCCGTTATGAACCGGAAATCCAGCAGACCATGCTGGTGGATGTTGAGGACGTCATACAAGCAATCAACAACGGATCGGCTTATCTCATCGATTCCCGGGAACAACGCCGTTATGAGGGCGTCGAGGAGCCCATTGATCCCGTCGCTGGTCACATCCCAGGAGCTGTGAATTACTTTTGGAAAGAGCTTTTGAATGAACAAGGACGCTGGATCAGCATCGAGGAAATTCTGCAGCGCTTCCACGACGTTCCGAAGGATAAGGATGTAATTGTGTACTGCGGATCCGGCGTCTCTGCTTGCCCGAACGTGCTCGCTCTGGAAGAAGCAGGCTTCACGAATGTGAAGCTGTACGGGGGCAGCTGGAGCGATTGGATCTCGTATGAGGACAATCCGATTGCAACGGGAGAGGAATAA
- a CDS encoding SEC-C metal-binding domain-containing protein, which produces MNKIGRNDACHCGSGKKYKKCCLEKDREAERQPHHIEPSHEEKQAMLNAPSTLTEFLASLREMKWDNDSYRELAEELFPQLYNDYEFNEKEKMVVLFNVLILWNGFCMKESPRFRKPGGFKAALDQLYTRALDIPVTQTELATKHEVAATTLSKSFGQLNQFMEQLAAA; this is translated from the coding sequence TTGAACAAGATAGGTAGAAATGATGCCTGTCACTGCGGCAGCGGCAAAAAATACAAAAAATGTTGTCTTGAGAAAGACCGCGAGGCAGAAAGACAACCCCATCATATCGAACCTTCCCATGAAGAGAAGCAGGCTATGCTGAACGCACCGTCTACGTTAACGGAGTTCTTGGCTTCGCTTCGGGAAATGAAATGGGACAATGATTCTTACCGCGAGTTGGCGGAAGAACTATTCCCGCAGTTATACAACGATTATGAGTTCAATGAGAAAGAAAAAATGGTCGTTCTTTTTAACGTGCTCATTCTCTGGAACGGCTTCTGTATGAAGGAGTCCCCGCGTTTCCGCAAACCGGGCGGCTTTAAGGCAGCTTTGGATCAGCTGTACACACGTGCGCTCGATATTCCTGTCACTCAAACCGAGCTTGCTACCAAACATGAAGTGGCGGCCACTACTCTATCCAAATCTTTCGGTCAACTCAACCAATTCATGGAGCAGCTGGCTGCAGCTTAA
- a CDS encoding acyltransferase family protein — protein MPEPLKKESRYMPGLDGLRALALIGVMSYHWGLKFAPGGFLGVSIFFVLSGYLITDILAAQWRTNGRLDLKDFWYRRFRRLLPAMFAMLIIIVAWVTLFDHSRMSTLRGDVTAAVTYISNWQFIFQDVSYFESFGPPSPLGHMWSLAVEEQFYLLWPLIMLIGLRVFPRRGQMLYFIFILASISALTMVLLYEPGRDPSRVYFGTDTRAFGLLIGAGLAIIWPSYKRSSNASPFVRLGLDTAGTAALVLVLYMMWKTDRYDASLYQGGMVILSLASAVVVAVLAHPAALLGKILGSKPLRWIGVRSYGIYLWHYPVIILTSPDGNPIGNSVLHTSLQVAASVILASLSWKYIEEPIRHGALKTLWQKVRHPQWRPGRLSLKSWVVSCSTLVLIGIFCAGMMTSVSGATTAQESEEALVDVLMPPADPAVEPEQDNSIEAPSQGNDTPPDSTATSGDQGATPVKKPKPDQNPEEDQAAVPTENPVHKEPAAKNPDGSKNGNESTGKPGTPEKEKPAENPDKSKIPGNKPSDSTAKKPNNSKQPGGGTQKPQDGSSVTAIGDSVMVGVTPYLQKQLPGIMIDAKIGRQMYQADELIPGLKAKGRLNGVVIIGLGTNGAFAEKDLKSLLSSLSTAKQVILVNTKVPRDWERNVNTMLAETSKKFTNTTLVDWYAASKDHPEYFRSDRVHLEPEGAAAYTSLIMNAIKK, from the coding sequence GTGCCTGAACCATTGAAAAAAGAATCTCGCTACATGCCGGGACTGGATGGACTTAGAGCTTTGGCGTTGATCGGCGTCATGAGCTATCATTGGGGCCTTAAATTTGCCCCTGGTGGTTTCTTGGGAGTTAGCATATTTTTCGTGCTCTCCGGCTACTTGATCACAGATATACTGGCAGCGCAGTGGCGCACAAATGGCAGACTCGACCTGAAAGATTTCTGGTACAGAAGATTCCGGCGGCTGCTTCCAGCCATGTTCGCAATGCTTATCATCATTGTTGCATGGGTTACTCTATTCGATCACTCCCGAATGTCGACGCTCCGAGGAGACGTTACAGCGGCAGTCACATACATAAGCAACTGGCAGTTTATATTTCAAGACGTATCTTATTTCGAATCCTTCGGCCCTCCTTCTCCCTTGGGACACATGTGGTCCCTGGCGGTAGAAGAGCAGTTTTATCTTTTATGGCCGCTCATTATGCTGATCGGTCTTCGTGTATTTCCACGCCGAGGACAAATGTTGTACTTTATCTTCATCCTTGCTAGTATTTCAGCGTTAACCATGGTACTGCTTTACGAGCCTGGCAGAGATCCAAGCCGCGTATATTTCGGCACAGACACCCGTGCATTTGGACTGCTGATCGGAGCCGGTCTCGCCATTATTTGGCCCAGCTATAAGCGGTCCTCCAATGCCTCACCTTTCGTTCGCCTGGGGCTGGACACCGCCGGAACAGCCGCTCTCGTCCTCGTCTTGTACATGATGTGGAAAACAGACCGCTATGATGCAAGTCTTTATCAGGGCGGTATGGTCATTTTGTCTCTTGCTTCAGCTGTCGTCGTTGCTGTCCTGGCTCATCCAGCAGCACTGCTCGGCAAAATATTAGGGAGTAAGCCGCTGCGATGGATCGGTGTCCGTTCCTACGGCATTTACCTATGGCATTATCCAGTTATTATCCTTACAAGTCCGGACGGGAACCCGATAGGGAACAGCGTCTTGCACACATCCTTGCAGGTTGCAGCCAGCGTTATTCTGGCCTCCCTATCCTGGAAGTACATTGAGGAGCCGATTCGCCATGGAGCCCTTAAAACACTATGGCAAAAAGTGCGTCATCCACAATGGCGTCCGGGACGGCTCTCTCTAAAAAGCTGGGTCGTTTCATGCAGCACTCTTGTGTTGATCGGAATATTTTGTGCAGGGATGATGACAAGCGTCTCCGGTGCTACAACGGCTCAGGAATCCGAAGAAGCTCTCGTGGACGTCCTTATGCCCCCTGCTGATCCAGCTGTAGAGCCAGAACAGGATAACAGTATAGAAGCTCCTTCCCAAGGTAATGACACCCCTCCGGACAGTACGGCTACTTCCGGAGATCAAGGAGCAACACCTGTAAAGAAACCCAAGCCTGACCAGAATCCTGAAGAGGACCAGGCAGCTGTGCCAACAGAAAATCCTGTACATAAAGAGCCAGCAGCTAAGAATCCCGATGGCAGCAAGAATGGAAACGAGTCTACCGGTAAACCAGGTACACCCGAAAAGGAAAAACCTGCCGAGAATCCGGATAAATCCAAGATACCAGGCAACAAACCATCGGATAGTACAGCCAAGAAACCCAACAACTCGAAACAGCCAGGCGGCGGTACCCAAAAGCCTCAGGACGGATCATCCGTCACAGCGATAGGCGATTCTGTAATGGTCGGTGTCACGCCTTATCTGCAAAAACAGCTTCCCGGAATAATGATTGATGCCAAGATCGGCCGGCAAATGTATCAGGCGGATGAGCTAATCCCAGGGCTAAAAGCCAAAGGACGGCTGAACGGGGTCGTAATCATTGGCCTGGGAACGAACGGAGCTTTTGCTGAGAAGGATTTGAAGTCTCTGCTCAGTTCCTTGAGCACGGCCAAACAAGTAATTCTTGTAAACACTAAAGTTCCAAGAGACTGGGAGCGCAACGTAAACACCATGCTGGCTGAGACCAGCAAGAAGTTCACGAATACCACGCTTGTGGATTGGTATGCTGCAAGTAAGGATCATCCCGAATATTTCAGATCAGACCGTGTACATCTGGAGCCTGAAGGAGCTGCTGCATACACCTCTCTTATTATGAATGCCATTAAAAAGTAA